A single genomic interval of Argopecten irradians isolate NY chromosome 8, Ai_NY, whole genome shotgun sequence harbors:
- the LOC138328923 gene encoding uncharacterized protein has protein sequence MNKQRLKTRERVRKYREKNKTKVMNGDQNATGTLVTPFKNRMSKCRSLLRLKENLPKTPVKRSAVISAYLESNSPTAKSLRTEKYTSPGDVENIELANCILGDMKQAIESTKSKRSDDARSSINVLCAAINGPNSAEKKIQKKVARKLGLPVRRISSGKRVRHKIMTSEKSSWTHTCRKTRSDKITDSDREKAYNFWTSSQNSRPTGNKCDIKRIRVGPKLYSSHMVHVLEKTQTEVFLNFRETHPEIKMCQRTFERCKPYYVVPTRPKDRNTCCCRYHVETRTVFKDCMSFRKKIIENKSEDQQREYPIYNHLKEIIPTTFCQETDTDIDCINRECNNCGVHLLKLLPEECDTSETALQVTWSKYEYVNVNVKKNKEIKKLCLVKKTTAPGEMFSYLKHLLVSFPAHQFRANWQTNQMKTLIENLPMNDCICIHDFSEKFSCIEKHELQSSYFQKNEVSIHVTVIHRHAILEYDGAESTEESPNIVTEHFFVISPDLTHDQYFTHAVQNLVSEHLKSIRYQTRTMHEFTDGCQAQYKSRHCMGSVAHACYDFGYECFIRNYFETSHGKGPQDAAGGCFKRQAEMAIIRGTETIQSAEHLYNFGKNKFEQPSGSANCKRRHFRYIEQVTRETQMRYKPIPRNRQIHQIIATGNPSHLFVRNISCYTCDQCITGNYGACTNRIGKTRTAEISREGGDDQVSVDDNLQDNSHVNDLHDLCQPTSILAVFTDDPSEDFYLFKAKSKPEKLKRKLKDSWGATFEKGCEVIRGFYFETVNNVFTYRLLKDRLAVVPACSVRHVLVNASESNNTLTISEDDHVEILASLDSLLYV, from the exons atgaataaacaaagGTTAAAAACTAGAGAGCGGGTTAGAAaatacagagaaaaaaataaaacaaaagttatgAATGGCGATCAAAACGCGACAGGTACTCTAGTAACACCATTTAAAAACAGAATGAGTAAATGTCGATCATTACTCAGACTAAAGGAGAATTTACCTAAAACGCCCGTAAAGAGAAGCGCCGTTATCTCTGCATATTTAGAGTCGAACTCACCGACGGCAAAATCTCTCCGAACAGAGAAATACACTTCCCCTGGGGACGTTGAAAACATCGAACTTGCTAACTGTATACTTGGTGACATGAAACAGGCAATTGAGAGCACAAAATCCAAACGTTCCGACGATGCCAGGTCATCTATTAATGTTTTATGTGCAGCTATTAACGGGCCCAATTCAGCGGAAAAGAAAATCCAAAAGAAAGTAGCTCGCAAACTTGGTTTGCCAGTGCGACGCATATCTAGCGGCAAACGTGTAcgtcataaaataatgacttcgGAAAAATCGTCATGGACGCACACTTGCCGGAAAACACGTTCCGATAAAATAACGGACTCGGACAGAGAAAAGGCTTATAATTTCTGGACATCTTCGCAAAACTCTCGACCAACCGGAAATAAATGCGATATCAAACGAATTAGAGTAGGTCCAAAGTTGTACTCAAGTCACATGGTACACGTTTTAGAAAAAACACAAACTGAagtttttcttaatttcagagaaacaCATCCTGAAATCAAAATGTGCCAAAGAACATTTGAAAGATGTAAGCCGTATTATGTTGTGCCGACGCGCCCAAAGGACCGGAATACTTGCTGTTGTAGATATCACGTCGAAACAAGAACTGTGTTCAAAGATTGCATGAGTTTTAGAAaaaagataattgaaaataaatcagAAGACCAACAGAGAGAATATCCTATATACAATCATCTAAAAGAAATAATACCTACAACATTTTGCCAAGAAACGGACACGGACATTGATTGTATAAACAGAGAATGCAACAACTGCGGCGTACATTTACTTAAACTACTTCCGGAAGAATGCGATACATCTGAGACTGCTCTACAAGTGACTTGGTCAAAATATGAATATGTCAATGTCAAtgtaaagaaaaacaaagaaattaaaaagcTTTGTTTGGTTAAAAAAACAACTGCGCCAGGAGAGATGTTTTCTTACTTAAAGCACCTTTTAGTTTCATTTCCGGCTCACCAGTTCCGTGCAAATTGGCAGACAAATCAAATGAaaactttaattgaaaatttgcCAATGAACGACTGTATTTGTATTCACGATTTTTCTGAAAAATTTTCGTGTATCGAAAAACATGAACTACAGTCAAGTTATTTTCAAAAGAATGAAGTTTCAATTCATGTTACTGTTATTCACCGCCATGCAATTCTTGAATATGATGGGGCTGAAAGTACTGAGGAATCACCAAATATCGTCACAGAACACTTCTTTGTTATCAGTCCGGACTTAACACATGACCAATATTTCACCCATGCTGTTCAAAACTTGGTATCGGAACACCTGAAATCGATTCGTTATCAAACCCGAACAATGCATGAATTTACGGACGGATGTCAAGCCCAGTATAAAAGTCGTCATTGTATGGGCTCTGTAGCTCATGCTTGTTACGACTTTGGTTACGAATGCTTCATAAGAAATTACTTTGAAACATCACATGGAAAAGGGCCCCAAGACGCCGCTGGAGGGTGCTTTAAGCGACAGGCCGAAATGGCCATTATCAGAGGTACCGAAACGATCCAGTCAGCAGAGCACCTTTATAACTTTGGAAAAAACAAGTTTGAACAGCCAAGTGGGTCTGCTAATTGCAAGAGAAGACATTTCAG gTACATTGAACAGGTTACGCGTGAAACGCAAATGCGTTACAAACCAATCCCAAGAAATAGACAAATACATCAGATTATAGCAACTGGAAATCCGTCCCACCTTTTTGTTAGGAATATCTCATGTTATACATGTGACCAGTGTATCACCGGAAATTATGGAGCGTGTACAAATCGTATCGGGAAGACAAGGACGGCTGAGATTAGCAGGGAAGGTGGTGACGATCAAGTCAGTGTAGACGATAATCTACAAGACAATTCACATGTAAATGATTTGCATGATCTATGTCAACCTACCAGTATACTCGCGGTCTTTACAGACGATCCAAGTGAGgatttttatctatttaaagCGAAGAGTAAACCGGAAAAACTAAAAAGGAAACTGAAAGACAGTTGGGGTGCAACTTTTGAAAAGGGGTGTGAAGTTATTCGGGGGTTTTACTTTGAGACTGTGAATAACGTTTTCACCTACCGTCTTTTGAAAGACCGACTGGCTGTGGTGCCGGCATGTTCTGTGCGCCACGTTCTGGTAAACGCCAGTGAAAGTAACAACACGCTCACTATTAGTGAAGATGATCATGTGGAAATACTGGCATCCCTCGATTCACTGTTGTATGTGTAG